A region of the Pirellulales bacterium genome:
CGCTGGCTAATGCCGGACGGTTGGGAAAATACGGCGCGTAAGTGGCGCCACGATCAGACGCCGGCCAGAGTCGATCTGCCTGTTAAGCGCTACGCGTCGCGCGCCTTCAGTTACGGTGTGAGCCGCGCGTCGAGCCAGTTGGCCCGGTCCAGCTCGTCACCGCGCTCGCCAAACTCGACGATTAGGCTCAATCGTTTGGCGCCGCTAACGTCGACCGAAACCGGCTGCGGGCGCATGCCGCCGCGGATCACATCGCTCTTCCATGCCAGCTTGTCGTCGACATAGACGCCGAATACGACAGCCCCCCCGTCGCCGACCTGATCGTCCAGAGCCACATCGGCCTCGAACTTGCGAAAGCGTTTGTCCAAGCGATACGTCAAACGCCCGGCACTGTGCATGCCGATTCCCTTGGCCGCAGGATGGCCACCAGCGCGAAGTTGCGTACCGACTACGTTCGCATCGTTCTTATAAGGCCACGACTGGCTCAAGAACGGCAAATGCCGGTAGCCCTCGGCCGTCAGGTCCGAAAGATAGACAACATTGCCCGATAGTGGCTGAAACCAAACAAGCGAATCAGCCGGCAGTTCCCACACTTTCTTGCCAGGCATAGTGACCTGCAACAGGTCTTTATTGAGCACCACGCCGTTGACCGTCAAGCGGCTGCCATCGCGCAAACCCACCAGCGTGCGAGTCGGCGATGGCTTTTCATCAGCCGTTAGTGTGGGATCGAAGGCCGCGGCGGCAATGCGCCGCAGTTCAACGGCCACCTTTTGTCCCTGCGCATCGATAATGACGGAAGTCCCCGTCACCGAGGTAATCGTGCCCGACAGCTCGTCACCGTTCTCCAGCAGCAGCCGATCGCTCCGTGCCGCCGGATCGAGCGTTCGATTCGCCAACCGGTCTCGTTCCTGCAAATCCCGCGGCGTCTGGAAAATGATACCCGCCAGAAACTCGAGCGGCACTGCGCGCTCACCCAGCAGGTCCGAATCGAGATGTAGTTGCTCGTTTTCCAAGCGAACGGTTTCGGCCACGATCAACCCGCCGCCGCTGAGCAATACCTGAATGCCACGTTGCGGGTCGACCAGGTCGCCCCAGCGCACCAGATCCGCCAGCGGCACGCGCCGCTTTCCGTCGCTAGTCTGAAACGTGGCCTCGCCGGCCGAAGTAATTTCGAGCGGTCGTCCCTCGAAGCGAGCCCCAATTGCGGGAATCGCGAATGCCGTCGAAGGTTTGGGCGATGCTACGCTTGAGTCGCTCTGTGTCGCATCTTCCGTCGAGGACCGGACGAGATGCGCGGACAGAATCATCCCGCCGATGCACAGCAACAATGGCAATCGCGTGTACAAAGGGCGAATGAGAAGTGCCATCTAGCTAGCGCTGAAAAATGGGGAGATAATTCGTCGGCATCTGCAACACGATGCAGGCCATTGCCGTTCCATACTCGGGGCAGATCGAGTCCATCCATGATCCATCGTCGCGCTGCCGGGCGAGCAGCTCGTCGCGAATCGCCGGGTACCATTGCCGCCAGCGCTCGCCGCCCGAATGCCACATCGCCTGCACCGCGTAGTAATGCCCGTAAAAGTAATGGCTATCGCGGGCCAAAGTATTGCCGCGCGGCAAGCTCTCCATCAAATACGTCAAACCGTTTTCGACCGCCGGGCTGTCGTAAATACCGGCGCTATACAGGGCAACCACGCCAGCCGCCGAACGAGGGAACGCGCTTGGTCCCCCTTGCTGCATGTACATGAATCCGCCGTCGGCGTTCTGACTGCGCTTGACGTACTCGATGCAGCGCTCGATCGTCGCAGCCGGCACGTACAATCCGGCATTCCGCGCGGATCGCAACGCCATCACCTGGCAAATCGTCACCGAAATGTCGGCATCGCGGCGTTGCGGCTGATAACGCCAGCCACCTTCCGAGTTTTGCGTATCGACGATCAAGTTGACGGCCTTGGTCAGCTTCTCGCGCATATCGCGGCGCGGCGTCATGCCATATGTCTCCGCCAGAAATAGCGTGGCGAACCCGTGACCGTACATCGGTCCGTGGCCAGTGTCGTCGGCGACGTGGATGAATCCTTCGTCGCCCGTGTTTGCCAGGACGAAGTCGACAGCCCGGGTGACCTCTTTGCCGTGCGGACCTTCGTCGGGCGTACTGCCCGAGGCCACGAAAGCGATGCCCGACAGCGAACATACCGCCACGTTATGGCTCCATCCTCCCGAGCCCAGCGCACCATTTTCCTGCTGCCGTTTGGCGAGAAAAGCCAGGCCGCGGTCGATGCCGCGAATCGTCGCCGGGGTCATCATTTCCACGCCGCTACGATCGGCCTCGTCCTCGCGCTCGGCGGCGGACGCAGCAGCCGGCATCTGCGCAACGAGAGTGAAAACGCCAAGGAAGAGTACCAAGCTCGAGCGGCGCAACGTTCTCATGCGATTGATCTCCTTCGCAGCCGCGGCATGACGACGCCGCAGAGCGTCGGCCGGATTACGGCTTACCAGGTGTACCCTCGGCCAACGAGCGAAAATAATCGGCGATCATTTGTTCGTATTTCGGCAAGAACTGCTCTTCGTACGATTGTATCATTTGCTCGCGCTGGCGCTCGGGAAGCTGTCCCCAAACCCCCTTCAGCAGGTCGCGCATGTTGGCCATATCGGGCTTTTCCGCTTGCTGTTCGCGTGTCTTCTTCGTGCTCTGCCGTGCCGGTGCGTCAGACATGTCGCTTGATTCCCCGGTGCGTCGATGTGGCTGCAAAGACTCGCGGCGTTTCGTGGTTTGTTGCGCGCCCTTGCCGGTCGAGCCCGATTGCGAAGATTGCCCACCGCTTTGACGCTGGTTCTGCGCTTGTCGAATCAGGTCGTCGATGGACTTGACGATTTGTGTTTGCCGGTCGAGCGTGTCTCGATCGGCGCGGCGCTGGGCGATCTTGCCCTCGACGTCGCGCATCTGCTGTCTAAGGCGCGCGAGTGGATCCCGCCCCGCGGCATCGGCGGACTGGTCAGAATCTTCCAACCCTTTGAGCAACTCTTGTTCGAGCGGATCGATCTCTTTTTTGGCACTGCCGTCCTTAATCGCAGGGTCGGCGGCTTGCTTTTTCGTCGGACCAGTATCCAGCCCGTCGATCTCGGCATCCGGTCCCAGGTCCTTGAGCAACTCCGCGTCGAGCGCTGACATATCGCGTCGCGACGACGGTTTATTCGGCGTTTTTGGCTCGTCACCGTAAACATTGCCTGCGCATGTCAGTGGCATCGCCAGCCAAATAACTGCCCGCGATATGATACTCATGGCGACTCCTCGTTGGGGGCACCGTCATTTGGCAGCGTGGGAGTATCGCGGCGCAGATCGGGCAACCGTTCCGGATGATCTTCCGGCCGCTGGTCGGTCGTCTGCATCATGTTTGTAACCAGGTCAGCCAGCCGCCCCTGTTCGCGGCTGAGCAATTCGAATTCGGATTCCTGCTGCGCCTTATCTGGCGAGGGTTGACTTTTTGCTTCGGCCAGGGCGGTGGTCCGGCTGTTGATTTGTTCTTGGATGGCTTTCAGTAACTTCAGCTCGGCGACCGATCCGGTTTTGCCGTTCGAGCCCTCTTGCCCTCCCCCTTCGCCATCTCCTTGTTCGTCGTCCGGCTTCTCGCTTTTCGGTGCGGCATCTTCGTCGAGGGCACTCTTGAGCTGTGCGATGCGATCGAGCGCGCTATTCTCGTACATCAGCGTTTGGTCCCCCAGATCGCGCTGATCGAGTCGTTCGGCGGCACGAGTCATGTCTCCGCCGGCGATCTCGAGGACGAACTGAAAAACTTCGGCGCCAGCCAACGTTTTACTCAGCTCTTGCATTTCATCGCGCAAAGCGCCCTGGTTGCGGGCCATTTCCCGAACGCTCGCCGCCTCGGCCCGCGTTAGATTCCCACGTTCTTTCTCGCGAAGCTGATAGTGGATCGTTTCGCCGACGAGCTTTTGCTGCCGCTCGTGCAGACTGGCGACGGCATCCTCCATGCGTGCCAACTGCTCTTGCGCCAAATCGGTCTCGGCCTCGCGACGCCTGGCGGCCAGCTCGCGCTGCGCGTCCTCCAGGTCTTGTTCCGCGGCCTGCGCCTCATCGGCCGCTGATCCGGCTTCGCCCGCCTCGCCACTGTCCGAGGCCTGCCCCATCTTGCCTCCTGCCGCGGCGACATTCGCGCCTGCCTTCTCGGCCTGCAGCCGTTCCAGCTTGCGGGCAAAGCGATTGGCTTCGTCTTGTAACTGACGCTGCTCGCGCGTCAGTCGCTCCAACTCGCGGCGCCGCTCCTCTTCGGGCAGTTGCTCGGCCGCTTTCAGTTTTTTCTGCAAGCCCTGTTGCTCGTTTGCCAGACGGGCAAGATCCTGCTCGGCCTCGCGTAGCTTCTTTACCAATCGACCCAGCTCGTTTTCGCGGCGGCTGGAAAGAATGTCCAACATTTCGCGCAGCTCATTGGCCGCTTGACGCTGTCCCTGAGTGGCTTGCGAAATGCGATTCTGCTCGACGCCGCGCCCCGCCTGCCGCATCGTTTCGGCAACGCCCTGGCGGCGCGCCTGCTCGATCGCGTCTGCCATGCTATCGGCCGCGAGCGGATCCTCTTGCCGTGCAGCCGTCGCAGATTCGTCCATCTGCTGCTCAAGCCTGTCGAGGCGGCGCGCCAGATCCAATTGCCGCTGCGCGAGTTTCTGCAAATCGGCCCGCTGCTGCGGTTCTAAATCTCCGCTGGCGCGAGAGAGTGTCTGCTGGCCGAGCTT
Encoded here:
- a CDS encoding NPCBM/NEW2 domain-containing protein, yielding MALLIRPLYTRLPLLLCIGGMILSAHLVRSSTEDATQSDSSVASPKPSTAFAIPAIGARFEGRPLEITSAGEATFQTSDGKRRVPLADLVRWGDLVDPQRGIQVLLSGGGLIVAETVRLENEQLHLDSDLLGERAVPLEFLAGIIFQTPRDLQERDRLANRTLDPAARSDRLLLENGDELSGTITSVTGTSVIIDAQGQKVAVELRRIAAAAFDPTLTADEKPSPTRTLVGLRDGSRLTVNGVVLNKDLLQVTMPGKKVWELPADSLVWFQPLSGNVVYLSDLTAEGYRHLPFLSQSWPYKNDANVVGTQLRAGGHPAAKGIGMHSAGRLTYRLDKRFRKFEADVALDDQVGDGGAVVFGVYVDDKLAWKSDVIRGGMRPQPVSVDVSGAKRLSLIVEFGERGDELDRANWLDARLTP
- a CDS encoding prenyltransferase/squalene oxidase repeat-containing protein, with the protein product MRTLRRSSLVLFLGVFTLVAQMPAAASAAEREDEADRSGVEMMTPATIRGIDRGLAFLAKRQQENGALGSGGWSHNVAVCSLSGIAFVASGSTPDEGPHGKEVTRAVDFVLANTGDEGFIHVADDTGHGPMYGHGFATLFLAETYGMTPRRDMREKLTKAVNLIVDTQNSEGGWRYQPQRRDADISVTICQVMALRSARNAGLYVPAATIERCIEYVKRSQNADGGFMYMQQGGPSAFPRSAAGVVALYSAGIYDSPAVENGLTYLMESLPRGNTLARDSHYFYGHYYAVQAMWHSGGERWRQWYPAIRDELLARQRDDGSWMDSICPEYGTAMACIVLQMPTNYLPIFQR